The Mycobacteriales bacterium nucleotide sequence GCGACCGTCGAGCTGCACCGACCCGACAAGCACAACGCGATCTCCTTCGCGATGTGGGAGGGCTTCGCGCAGGTGCTGCCGGAGCTCGGCGCCGACGACGACGTCGACGTGGTCGTCCTGCGCGGCACCCCTGGCGGGCCGTTCTCCGCTGGTGCGGACATCTCGGAGTTCCAGGAGCTGCGGCTGCGACCGGAGGACGCGGAGAGGTACGGCGCTGCCGTGGCCGCCGGCGAGCGCGCCGTCATCGAGTGCGCGAAGCCGACGGTCGCCCTCGTGCAGGGCTGGGCCATCGGTGGCGGCACGCAGGTGGCCGTCGCCTGCGACCTGCGGGTCTGCGACAGCACGGCCCGCTTCGGGGTGACCCCGGCCAAGCTCGGCATCGTCTACGCGCTGCAGTCCACGGCCAGGCTCGTCGACGTCGTCGGGCAGGCGTGGGCGTCGTGGATCCTCATGACCGGCGAGCTGCTCGACGCACCGACGGCGCTGCGCATCGGCCTCGTCCACGAGGTCGCCGACGATGTGGAGTCGCGGGCCTACGAGCTCGCCGCCGTCCTCGCCTCGCGGGCCCGCATCTCGCTGACTGGTGCCAAGCAGCTCATCGCGCGGTCGGTCGCTGGTGAGCGCACGGAGGACGACGCGGTCCGCGCGCTCTACACCGCCTCGCTCACCAGCCCGGAGTACGCCGAGGGTGTGCGGGCCTTCCTCGACAAGCGAGCGCCCGACTTCCGCGGGGCGCGCGCGTGACGGTGCCCGTCGGCGCGACGATCGGGGTCGAGGAGGAGTACCACCTCGTCTCCGTCGAGACGCTCGCCCTCACCGATGCGCCGCAGGTCACCCAACGCGCGGTTGAGCTGATCGGCGACTGCGCCCAGGGTGAGATCTCCACCGCGCAGGTCGAGATCGCGACACCGGTCATCTCGACGCTCGCCGACGTTCGCCGCGAGGTGACCCGGCTGCGGGCGGGTGCGGACCAGGCCGCGCAGGAGTCCGGCTGCCGCATCCTCGTCGCCGGCACCCACCCCTTCTCGTCGTGGCGCGACCAGCGGCTGACGGCCGGCGTGCGCTACGTCGCGCTGCTCGAGCGCTGGGGCCTCTTGGCGCTGCAGCAGATGATCGCGGGCTGCCACGTGCACGTCGCGGTCCCGTCGCTCGACGTCGCCGTCCACGTCCTCGACCGCCTCCGTCCGGACCTGCCTGCGCTGCTGGCGCTGTCGGGCAGCTCGCCGTTCTGGGAGGGCACCGACACGTCCTACGCGTCGTACCGGACCCAGTGGTTCGGTCGCTGGCCCGTCACCGGCGCGACCGAGGTCTTCGGCTCGACCCAGAGGTACGACGAGGTCGTGGCCGACATGGTGACGAGCGGTCTGGTGGACGACGCGTCGCACCTCTACTGGGACGCCCGGCCGGCGACCCGCTTCCCGACGGTCGAGATCCGCGTCG carries:
- a CDS encoding enoyl-CoA hydratase-related protein, with amino-acid sequence MIEGLRVTREGTVATVELHRPDKHNAISFAMWEGFAQVLPELGADDDVDVVVLRGTPGGPFSAGADISEFQELRLRPEDAERYGAAVAAGERAVIECAKPTVALVQGWAIGGGTQVAVACDLRVCDSTARFGVTPAKLGIVYALQSTARLVDVVGQAWASWILMTGELLDAPTALRIGLVHEVADDVESRAYELAAVLASRARISLTGAKQLIARSVAGERTEDDAVRALYTASLTSPEYAEGVRAFLDKRAPDFRGARA
- a CDS encoding glutamate--cysteine ligase, which codes for MTVPVGATIGVEEEYHLVSVETLALTDAPQVTQRAVELIGDCAQGEISTAQVEIATPVISTLADVRREVTRLRAGADQAAQESGCRILVAGTHPFSSWRDQRLTAGVRYVALLERWGLLALQQMIAGCHVHVAVPSLDVAVHVLDRLRPDLPALLALSGSSPFWEGTDTSYASYRTQWFGRWPVTGATEVFGSTQRYDEVVADMVTSGLVDDASHLYWDARPATRFPTVEIRVADVMPVIDDVVLHAGLARSMVRVAAADTPVPEVRPEALRAARWRAARHGLEGELLDLRSHTLVPAATLVHDLLDRLRDDLEGAGEWDEITSLAEQALMRGTSAARQRQVMERTGDLVEVTRSVVLDTFGD